Proteins from a genomic interval of Euleptes europaea isolate rEulEur1 chromosome 18, rEulEur1.hap1, whole genome shotgun sequence:
- the LOC130489660 gene encoding 17-beta-hydroxysteroid dehydrogenase 14-like, translating into METSLRYLGKVVIITGGTSGIGLATVREFVRQGAKVVFCSRASGAERGRAIQRELQESGCPGEAYYQVCDVRKETDIQRLILVTLERYGCLDCLVNNAGISYHKPIDDMTAEDFRKVMEADVVSILLASKYALPYLRETRGNIVNMASIAGVTSLKNTVAYSSGKGAVIAITKALAIDESKHGVRVNR; encoded by the exons ATGGAGACTTCGTTGCGTTACCTGGGCAAGGTGGTGATCATTACTGGGGGCACCTCAGGCATTGGTCTGGCCACCGTGAGAGAATTCG TACGCCAAGGAGCCAAGGTGGTCTTTTGTTCACGAGCATCCGGAG CGGAAAGGGGACGAGCCATTCAGAGGGAGCTGCAGGAGTCCGGATGCCCAGGGGAAGCTTACTACCAAGTCTGTGATGTCCGCAAGGAGACTGATATTCAG AGGTTGATTCTGGTAACTCTCGAACGTTACGGATGCCTGGACTGCCTGGTGAACAACGCTGGAATCT CTTATCATAAACCAATAGATGACATGACTGCCGAGGACTTCCGCAAAGTCATGGAAGCCGACGTTGTGAGCATTCTGTTAGCATCCAAG TATGCGCTGCCCTACTTACGGGAAACGAGAGGAAACATCGTCAACATGGCCAGTATTGCTGGTGTTACTTCACTGAAGAATACTGTGGCTTATTCCTCAGGCAAG GGCGCTGTTATTGCGATAACCAAAGCTCTGGCCATAGATGAGAGCAAACACGGAGTACGAGTCAACAGGTAA